Genomic window (Nitrospirae bacterium YQR-1):
CTTAAATCAGCAACGTTGTTAGCCGCATTGTTGAGCTTAAACATATACAGTAGTTACTCTTTCTGTTTATACTCAAAACTAATAACACCGTTAACATTTGTAATGGATTTGCCCTCAAAGAGGTTCAGATCGGCGGGCTTGAAAAATCACTGGAAATTTATCAACAAGCTGGTTGAGGCAAATAGAAATGTTCTCGTATCAAAACACTTTAATTTTGTAGTTTTCAACATAGGCGGCAGAGTGTATGACACAGGTATCAACAGCTATCTTGACAGTACAATACCTAAGAGCAGGTTATTGAAAAAATTTTTTCCTGCTAATTTGCAACAGCGTAATAAAAATTTTGTAAATGACATTAATAATAAAATAAGTGAAAAGTATTTTGACCTGCTTATACTGACATATTCTAAAGGGGAGGGTGCTGAGCGTATATTTTTCATCCCATGGTACATTCATGACGTTACGCTCTTTAGCAGTTACGATAAGAGCGGCCATTATTTTTCAACAGAGCAGTTGGCAAACTATGAATTTATGGTTTTTACTCCTAAAAAATAGCCGGTGCACAGCCACGGTGATATTGCTCCCCAACAGTAGGGTAATACATCATAATACCAATTCTAATTCAAAAGTATAACGAGGCGGCAAGGAACAAGCGACGCCTCCCCTTACAGGGGATTCCCCTTTTAGGGGAGACGTTGAGGAGCTTGTGACGAAGCCAACAAAGTTAGACAAATGAATTAGAATTGGAATAAGTATTTTTCAGCTTCATCATAGCGCTTTAATTTAATCAGGGAATTGTAGAGCGCATTGAATGCCTCTGTGTCGGCTGGATCTTTTTTAAGATGCTCCTGAAGAAAATAAACAGCCCTGTCATGTTGGTTAATCTTTATCAGTGAAAGTGCAATCTGTTTATCTTTGTCTTTGCCCATATATGATGAGATGAGCATATGTACTGCAGCCTCATCCGGCAATCCCTTTTTCATAAGTGCAAGGTACATGGAATAGTTGATTTTTCTGCTTGTAGGTACGATACTAAGTCCGCGCGAAAATGCCTCTATAGCCTCATCCGTGCGTCCTGCTTCCATAAGAGCTAATCCGTAATTGTTATAAGCTACGAAATTATAGGGCGATACCTTTATCGCCTGCTTATATAGGCTTTGGGAATCCCTCCATGAAGACGTTTGAAAATATGTCAATACGCAAAGAGCCGAAACAAAAAGAATAAAAACAGGAATAAAGAAGTACCTTGTTTTTGGAAATCTTTTTATTAAGTCTTTAATACCAAAGCTCAACATTATATATATTCCCATCATTGGTATATATGTGTATCTATCGGACATGGGGGCAAGCCCGATCTGAACAATCTGTATAACCGGCACAAGAGTACCAATATAAAAGAACCATCCGGTAATCAGGTATGGATACAGTTTTGATTTCCAAAGAGCAAAAGCTGTAATTAGCAGCAATGCCGCAGCTTTTAAGATTATGGCAGGCCCGGGTGTCAGGGCAATGTAGGGATATATAACTGCAAGACCTGTTGGATAGGCCAGCTTAATTAAATACTCTATGTAGGAGTTTATGGAGTTAAGAATCCTGAGTCCGGCAGGGAAAACCGTGAAATCAGAGATCACACCGGCATCGTGTTGTAGTTTGAAGGTTATAATTGATGACAGCAGCGTAAAGACAAGAAAAGGCAACTTTTCAGTAAAAATTACTTGCCACCGTGTATTATTTAGCCTCTTAAGCGGCCAGAAATCTATTAATAATAGAACAAACGGTAAAGTTACAGCCATTGGTTTGGACATTAAGGCAAAGATAAAAAAAAGGATGGATAAAAGATAAAGATTTCTTTTGTGCTCTGCTGCGTATTTTAAGTAACATATTATGCTTAAAAGCCAAAAGAGTGTAGAAAGAAGGTTTTTTCTTTCAGAAATCCATGCAACGGATTCCACACCCAAAGGATGCACAGCAAAGACGGTGGCGGCACCGGTAGCTACAAATACATTACCCTCCGATATGAGCCAAAACAGCCTAAACAACAAACAAATATTTATAAGGTGAATAATCAGGTTTGTAAAATGGTGCCCCCCGGCACTCATACCAAACACAGAGACATCAGCCATGTGGGAAACCCATGTCAGCGGAAACCAGTTTGAATCATAATCGGCATTCAGTGCCCACTGTATGCCGCTGCCGGTTAAGCCATCAGCTATATTGGGATTTTCCTTTACATACCTGAGGTCGTCGTAGCTTACAAAATCAAAACCTGTAATCTGAATATAGAGGCCGGTTGTTACTATTATAATGAACAAAAGTGCTGAAAGCGCTTTGTTTTTAAAATGTCTTATATCCGGAGAATTTGTTACTTTTAAATTATTGGCCATGGTTATAGCAATGCGTAAATTTCCTAAACATGTCAGGCAGGGGCTTTATATCGGGTTGCATTCATTCGATTAACTTTGTCGGCATCGTCGATGGCTCCTTGACGTCTCCCCTAAGGACAATCCCCTATGAGGAGAGGAGTCGCCTGTTCCCAGCCGCCTGCGTTTACTTCTGAATGCAACTTGGTATAAGGTAAGGAGCAGGCAAGTAAAAATGAAAAGAAAATCTTAAAACCCATAATGGTTGCCGTCGTTACATGTATATCCTGTCAGATTGCGTTTAGGATTAGTAGTGCCCTGAAAACATGACATTCCTACCGATTCACAAGTTCCGGTTGATATTTCCATCTTCAATCCATATGCGATATCTGTTCCGCTTGTGTCACCGGATATATCAACGGAGGTTGAGCCGGATTTAATACTTTTGCCGCTGAAAGTTAATAATGCGGATTTTTTACCGGCTATAGAAATGGTTGTTGAGTTTGGACTCTGAGACGGTGATGTGGATGAGCTGCTTGACATCACAGTAAAGGTAACTGTTGCGCTGTCTGATGTAGTATTTGCTATCCAGCAGTAGGTTACTACGCCGGTATTTGTATGTAAAAAAGGCATATTGTACGTAACGGTTGCATGAACATTAATGCAGCAAAATGCAGAAATTATTAAGGTTTGTATAATAGTTATAAGAAGTCTTAACAAAGCAATCCTCGTAGTTTAGCGTTAAAAATCGTAATGGTTGTTGGCGTCACGGCAGGTGTAACCCTTAAGATTTCGCTTAGGACTGGTAGTGCCCTGAAAACATGACATCCCTATAGTTTCACATGTAGCATTAGAGCCGCTTATTGTCAGTACTATTTTTAGTCCGTATGCTACGTCGGTTCCGCTTATATCACCGGATATATCGACGGAGGTTGAGCCGGATTTAATACTTTTGCCTGTGAAAGTTAACAATGCTGTTTTTTTGCCGGCTATCGATATGGTTTTAGTTTTTGCCGACTGGGAGGGAGACGAGGATGAGTTGTTTGACATAACTGTAAATGTTGCCGTGGCGGTATCCGTCGTAGTGTTTGAGAGCCAACAGTAGGAAATTGCAGCGGAATTTGTATGTAGATAAGGCATATTGTACGTAACCGTTGAACCGGCGTAGGTGGAAGATGAGCTAAGATATGTGGAAAGTCCATAGTTGTATGATTTGGCAAATTTACCATAGACGCCGAGCCTTGCGGAGCTGCTACATGTTTGATTTTGCTGTCCGCCATACAACTGACCTACAACCTCACCGGTGGATTTTAGCATAAGAGGGGAACCGGATGAGCCATCCTCGGTTATTCCTGAGTTCCAGCTTACTGTTACAAAATCATTATTATTTATACCACTCCACGTATAACCTGTGGAAACACTGCCCTCGGATATTCTTTCATAACTGCCGGCAGGATAATGAATCCCTACCACTGTGTCACTGATGTCGTCTGTGGTCCAGCCAAGATAATAAGTGCCTGAAGGTGGGCTGCTATTTAGCTTAAGCAGTGTAAAATCAGTGCCGTCACTTGCAGATTTTCCTGTAACATATTCAGCACCGCTAACCTGTGTGGTACTGGAGACACTCGGCGCTGAGCCGTTACAGCTACTGGTTCTGTAGCCGAAATACGCAATAAGAGAGGATGCCTCACTGTTGGAAGATATACAGTGGTTGGCGGTGAGAAACCAGTTTGTATTAGAAGCGGCTGAGTCGGCTATCATAGCCCCGGAGCAAACATACCCCCCACTGCTTTTTTCAAAGTACATTAAGGCTACGGCGTTTTTATACGTAGCGGCGGCCGCTGATGAGCAATTCACGTCAACATTGCACGATAGTGCCGATGATTTTGTTGCGGAACTTAACGGATTAGCAAAACCATAACTTATTTTATCAACTATAAGATCTGCGGCGTCTGTACCCTCACCCCCCATAATTTCCAGAAAAAGAATCTCCCCTTCAACAACAGGCCCCCAGAAAGCATCGCTGGAGTCGCCCTCTACCGGCCCATAAGCAGATGATTGCCCTTGCAGACCATAGACAAAGAGGTTGGCATTTGCAGGAATTTTCTTAAAGTGTGCTCTGATAAAGACTGCATCTTTAGCGTATATGGCTGCACGTTTTGAACTTAAACCGTCTTTTGTTTGTAAATCTCTGAGGTATGGTGTAAACATGGATTTCCCTGCCTCAGGGATATCAACATGTGTCGAAACCTGGTACAGCTTAGTGCCGTTAGATGATTTAGACTTCAACATACCTATCTTATCGGTTGGAATCGGCACTGTCAGCAGTTCAGAGCTAAGAATTTTTATATCGTAATTAAGAGTTTTTATATGTGGGTCAGTTTTTTTAGGTGTTGTGGAAAGGAGTTGGCTTGGTGGTACGCTGAAAGCTTCAACAAAAGTGACAAATAAAAAAAACACCATAATTAAAGCTGCTAACCGGCTTATCTTTTCGTTAGATAACATCAGATGTCACTTTCGTAATCGATGAGCGTCTTTGCTTTTGCGCTCTTTGGGGTACACGCCGAAACGAGGGTCGTTTCTGAGTACAATTTCAGCGATAAGTGTCGCCGCTGATTCAAAATCCTCGGTTTCTTCCGGCAGATACAGCCATTTTTTTAAAACAGGATGTTGTACTACCGTGTCAAATTCCTTTATGATGGATTGGTGGTATTGTTTTTCGGTTGGGATCAGCAATCCGTTCCACGGCTCCTCACCGGATGATATTACTAAGGCGATTTTCCCATAGAGATAGCAGGCAAGGCAGCCAAACATATGCTTCTCTATATAGCTTGGCTCTGCCTCTAACGGCTCAAAAATCCATCGCAGCGGGTGTTGTTTTTTCATATTTTATCGCTTATGCCATTTTAAACCGTTTGAAACTGCTGAGTTCTTACATTTTTTCCGGGGCTGTTATCCCGAGAATCTTTAGCCCTGCCTCAATTATTATCTTAACAGACTCACATAGTATAAGTCGTGCATGGGTCAGTCTGAGTGCTTCCGGTCCATTGTCGGTGCTTTCAGGGCTAAGTATCCGGTACTTATTGTAGTAGGGATGAAACATGCCGGAGAGTTCCTGAAGGTAGAAGGTTATCCTGTGGGGCTCACGTGCACGGACTGCGTTTTCAAATATCAGAGGGTAGAGAATGAGTTTTTTTATGATTTGGAGCTCCTCCGGTTTATCCAGAGCTGAAAGATC
Coding sequences:
- a CDS encoding tetratricopeptide repeat protein, coding for MANNLKVTNSPDIRHFKNKALSALLFIIIVTTGLYIQITGFDFVSYDDLRYVKENPNIADGLTGSGIQWALNADYDSNWFPLTWVSHMADVSVFGMSAGGHHFTNLIIHLINICLLFRLFWLISEGNVFVATGAATVFAVHPLGVESVAWISERKNLLSTLFWLLSIICYLKYAAEHKRNLYLLSILFFIFALMSKPMAVTLPFVLLLIDFWPLKRLNNTRWQVIFTEKLPFLVFTLLSSIITFKLQHDAGVISDFTVFPAGLRILNSINSYIEYLIKLAYPTGLAVIYPYIALTPGPAIILKAAALLLITAFALWKSKLYPYLITGWFFYIGTLVPVIQIVQIGLAPMSDRYTYIPMMGIYIMLSFGIKDLIKRFPKTRYFFIPVFILFVSALCVLTYFQTSSWRDSQSLYKQAIKVSPYNFVAYNNYGLALMEAGRTDEAIEAFSRGLSIVPTSRKINYSMYLALMKKGLPDEAAVHMLISSYMGKDKDKQIALSLIKINQHDRAVYFLQEHLKKDPADTEAFNALYNSLIKLKRYDEAEKYLFQF
- a CDS encoding serine protease — its product is MLSNEKISRLAALIMVFFLFVTFVEAFSVPPSQLLSTTPKKTDPHIKTLNYDIKILSSELLTVPIPTDKIGMLKSKSSNGTKLYQVSTHVDIPEAGKSMFTPYLRDLQTKDGLSSKRAAIYAKDAVFIRAHFKKIPANANLFVYGLQGQSSAYGPVEGDSSDAFWGPVVEGEILFLEIMGGEGTDAADLIVDKISYGFANPLSSATKSSALSCNVDVNCSSAAAATYKNAVALMYFEKSSGGYVCSGAMIADSAASNTNWFLTANHCISSNSEASSLIAYFGYRTSSCNGSAPSVSSTTQVSGAEYVTGKSASDGTDFTLLKLNSSPPSGTYYLGWTTDDISDTVVGIHYPAGSYERISEGSVSTGYTWSGINNNDFVTVSWNSGITEDGSSGSPLMLKSTGEVVGQLYGGQQNQTCSSSARLGVYGKFAKSYNYGLSTYLSSSSTYAGSTVTYNMPYLHTNSAAISYCWLSNTTTDTATATFTVMSNNSSSSPSQSAKTKTISIAGKKTALLTFTGKSIKSGSTSVDISGDISGTDVAYGLKIVLTISGSNATCETIGMSCFQGTTSPKRNLKGYTCRDANNHYDF